TTGATTTTCTAGTAAAAATATCATAAAATAAAATAAAAACAATTTCTGAAATTTTGAACTAAAGTATTATTTTTTTTTAAGAAAACAGAATTGTTAATAAAAAAAATTTGTTTTTAATAATATAAATTTTTTCCTTTGCAGCCGTTTAACTTAAAAAATAAAAAACTATGTCAGACATTGCAACAAAAGTAAAAGCCATTATCGTTGATAAACTAGGTGTTGATGAAAGTGAAGTAACAACAGAAGCAAGTTTTACCAATGATTTGGGCGCAGACTCACTTGACACTGTAGAATTGATTATGGAATTTGAAAAAGAATTTAATATTGCAATTCCTGATGATCAGGCAGAAAAAATCAGTACAGTTGGTCAGGCAATAACTTATATCGAAACTAATCAAAACAAGTAGCATTTAAAAAAATCGCCCTTATGGAGCTTAAACGCGTAGTCGTTACAGGATTAGGTGCAGTGACTCCATTAGGTAACAATGTTCCGGATTTCTGGAAGAATCTGCTTAATGGTGTTAGTGGTGCTGCACGCATTACTAAATTTGACCCTACAAAGTTCAAAACACAATTTGCTTGTGAGGTAAAAGGTTTTGAGGTTGAAAAGTATTTTGA
This portion of the Bacteroidales bacterium genome encodes:
- a CDS encoding acyl carrier protein — protein: MSDIATKVKAIIVDKLGVDESEVTTEASFTNDLGADSLDTVELIMEFEKEFNIAIPDDQAEKISTVGQAITYIETNQNK